From a single Nitrospirota bacterium genomic region:
- a CDS encoding TonB-dependent receptor yields MKKILSVIIMLASSLPAWADERTLSVDEVVITATRAEEDISKISSNVTVITQDEIKKSTAVTVQDLLRNEEGLIIRDLFGTGTKSTVDMRGFARGLNTVIMIDGRKLNEIDLSGVDWNTIPLENVERIEIVRGSESVLYGDNAMAGAINIITKKGYLKKPDLVLDARAESYSGYSEHATLSGGNESIGYFFFLKHRKTQGYRDNSEFNAFDMSTKLNIKVNDYLRADIAAGFHDDDQGLPGGLTAQEVERDRRQSTTPGDRVDFNQRYVDVKAAIVLGTWGELEVGYSYNNRKFNSDLIFFGSSFNTIRDTGTSGLRIKLTADGKIGAYRNLLVTGVDFYDSSVSNKTTFSGSTTFSDIDKKETGLYIQDEFFVNDKWTVSLGYRYSDTKFNDTVAGFTTVSDRQKFTENAFKAGLTYNYAKGSKLFVNYAKGYRLPTTDEIFDFTGTITTLTSEKSDTYEAGVVHSFGKRLQGRLTVYAMDVKDEIYFNPTGGPFGFGANENLDKTRHHGAEAGLTAAVIENVSLFGNLTYTDAKFRSGPYEGNHIQLVPRYSASIGADYRFLKSLLWAVNANWVGRKYMDNDVENLFDKAESYVTVNTKLSYTRKNVTAYLGVNNLFGEKYSEYSIVGFGGNKNFYPAPERNFYGGVRVVF; encoded by the coding sequence ATGAAGAAGATCCTATCGGTAATAATCATGCTTGCATCCTCGCTGCCGGCATGGGCAGATGAGAGAACACTATCCGTTGACGAAGTCGTTATAACAGCAACAAGAGCAGAAGAGGACATCTCAAAAATATCATCGAATGTTACGGTCATCACGCAGGATGAGATCAAAAAATCAACTGCCGTAACAGTCCAGGACCTGCTCAGGAATGAGGAAGGACTTATTATCAGGGATCTTTTCGGCACAGGCACAAAATCCACGGTCGATATGAGGGGTTTTGCGCGCGGTCTCAATACGGTCATCATGATCGACGGCAGAAAACTGAACGAGATCGATTTAAGCGGCGTGGACTGGAACACGATCCCGCTCGAGAACGTTGAACGTATCGAGATCGTCAGAGGGAGTGAAAGCGTTCTCTATGGTGACAATGCCATGGCCGGCGCTATTAATATCATCACCAAAAAAGGCTACCTGAAAAAACCGGATCTGGTCCTTGATGCCAGGGCCGAAAGTTATAGCGGTTATTCCGAGCACGCAACTTTGAGCGGCGGCAATGAGTCGATAGGCTATTTCTTTTTTCTCAAGCACCGCAAGACCCAGGGGTACCGGGATAACAGCGAATTCAATGCCTTTGATATGAGCACGAAACTGAACATCAAGGTCAATGATTATCTCAGGGCCGATATTGCTGCGGGATTTCACGATGATGACCAGGGTCTTCCGGGCGGCCTCACCGCGCAGGAGGTGGAGCGTGACAGAAGACAGTCTACAACGCCTGGGGACCGCGTCGATTTTAATCAGCGCTATGTTGATGTAAAAGCAGCAATCGTGCTCGGCACTTGGGGCGAACTTGAAGTTGGATACAGCTACAACAACAGGAAATTCAATTCTGATCTTATCTTCTTCGGATCGTCTTTCAATACGATAAGGGATACGGGTACGTCAGGGCTGCGGATCAAACTGACTGCTGACGGCAAGATCGGCGCGTACAGAAATCTGCTTGTTACCGGTGTAGACTTTTATGATTCGTCGGTCAGCAATAAGACGACATTCTCCGGATCTACGACCTTTTCAGACATAGACAAGAAAGAGACTGGGCTCTATATTCAGGATGAATTCTTTGTCAATGACAAATGGACCGTCAGTCTCGGCTATCGATATTCCGATACAAAGTTCAATGATACCGTGGCCGGATTTACAACCGTCTCTGACCGGCAAAAGTTCACTGAAAATGCCTTCAAGGCAGGCCTCACCTATAATTATGCCAAGGGATCAAAACTGTTCGTTAATTATGCCAAGGGATACCGGTTGCCGACCACTGATGAGATCTTTGATTTTACCGGTACCATCACGACCCTTACATCCGAAAAATCTGATACCTACGAGGCAGGCGTGGTGCATTCCTTCGGAAAGCGCCTTCAGGGCAGATTAACCGTTTATGCTATGGATGTTAAGGACGAGATCTACTTTAACCCGACAGGCGGTCCCTTTGGATTCGGTGCAAATGAAAATCTCGACAAGACCCGTCATCACGGAGCAGAGGCAGGACTGACCGCTGCGGTCATAGAGAACGTATCACTGTTCGGCAACCTGACCTATACAGATGCAAAGTTCAGGTCTGGTCCGTACGAGGGAAATCACATCCAGCTGGTTCCGCGCTATAGCGCAAGCATTGGCGCTGATTACCGATTTTTGAAGTCCCTCCTCTGGGCGGTCAATGCCAACTGGGTCGGCAGGAAATATATGGACAACGATGTTGAGAACCTTTTTGACAAGGCAGAATCGTATGTTACAGTCAATACGAAACTGTCGTATACCAGAAAGAACGTGACTGCTTACCTTGGCGTGAACAATCTGTTCGGTGAAAAATATTCCGAGTATTCAATTGTCGGATTCGGGGGAAACAAGAACTTCTATCCAGCGCCTGAGCGCAATTTCTATGGCGGGGTAAGAGTCGTTTTCTGA
- a CDS encoding ABC transporter ATP-binding protein, with protein sequence MSSASEQKILELNSLSFSYRKQEALIQNLSFSVGQGEFIGLLGANGSGKSTILKLGSGILSPAQGTVRLWSKPLQAYLNKDRAKLISYLPQTLDIAVPFTVQELVGMGLYPYDIPPAMSVDSALELVGLQDKASAHLSDLSGGEKRRTFIAMTLVQGAGLLMLDEPLANLDIKYQIELVRLLKKLRDTKNISVIMALHDINIALQFSKVMLVKNGALLATGNPEDILTEERLKDAFDVQVSIMHHADGSPFVRYG encoded by the coding sequence ATGTCCTCAGCATCTGAACAAAAAATACTTGAGCTGAACAGCCTCTCCTTCTCGTATCGGAAACAGGAGGCTCTTATACAGAATCTGTCTTTTTCCGTCGGTCAGGGTGAATTCATCGGACTGCTCGGCGCAAACGGCTCGGGAAAGTCCACGATCCTGAAGCTTGGAAGCGGTATCCTCAGTCCGGCGCAGGGAACCGTTCGGCTCTGGTCAAAACCATTGCAGGCATACCTCAACAAAGATCGGGCAAAGCTGATAAGCTACCTCCCGCAGACGCTTGATATCGCCGTGCCGTTCACCGTACAGGAGCTGGTAGGCATGGGGCTGTATCCCTATGACATACCGCCCGCTATGAGCGTGGACAGTGCCCTCGAACTGGTCGGGCTTCAGGACAAGGCCTCTGCTCACCTTTCAGATCTGAGCGGAGGAGAAAAGAGGCGGACATTCATTGCCATGACCCTTGTCCAGGGTGCAGGCCTCCTTATGCTGGACGAACCGCTCGCGAATCTCGATATCAAATATCAGATAGAACTGGTGAGACTCCTGAAGAAACTGAGAGATACAAAAAACATCTCAGTTATCATGGCGCTCCACGACATCAATATTGCCCTCCAGTTCTCAAAGGTCATGCTGGTAAAAAACGGTGCGCTTCTTGCCACAGGAAACCCTGAGGACATCCTGACTGAAGAGCGCTTAAAAGATGCTTTTGATGTTCAGGTGAGCATCATGCATCATGCTGACGGAAGCCCTTTCGTCCGATATGGATAA
- a CDS encoding iron ABC transporter permease — MKLRIAFIILILIIAFAISLIAGAKLINPFAADEVSREILFSIRAPRSIVAILMGMALGASGAVLQGILKNPLADPYILGISSGASLAAALGIMAGAAFLGTFTIPFMAFIGALATGIMVGLMGWQRGGLWPERILLAGVGLSFLFSAMLMLIMSISSDEGLRKAMLWIFGDLSMSEWPKVPYGLVFVAAGVFVSMIRAKALNALILGDEFAHSLGFSPRRERLILFISVGLLTAASVSLGGMIGFIGLLVPHIMRFFIGSDNRLLVPCSALGGGALLCIADVISKSVLPPMELPAGIVTAIIGSPYFLYLLRRKNVLSI; from the coding sequence ATGAAATTACGCATAGCGTTCATCATCCTGATATTGATCATCGCATTTGCCATATCTCTCATAGCAGGCGCAAAGCTGATCAACCCTTTTGCTGCTGATGAGGTGTCCCGGGAGATCCTCTTTTCGATCCGCGCACCGCGAAGTATCGTAGCAATCCTGATGGGAATGGCGCTCGGCGCATCAGGAGCCGTGCTTCAGGGTATTCTCAAAAATCCTCTTGCTGATCCCTACATCCTCGGGATATCAAGCGGGGCGTCCCTTGCTGCAGCCCTTGGCATTATGGCAGGCGCCGCCTTTCTCGGCACATTCACCATCCCGTTCATGGCCTTCATCGGAGCGCTCGCAACAGGCATCATGGTCGGCCTCATGGGATGGCAGCGGGGAGGTTTATGGCCTGAAAGGATCCTCCTTGCAGGAGTGGGGCTCAGTTTTCTTTTTTCTGCAATGCTCATGCTGATCATGAGCATATCGTCTGATGAAGGGCTCAGAAAGGCAATGCTCTGGATCTTCGGCGACCTTTCCATGTCAGAATGGCCGAAAGTCCCCTATGGCCTTGTTTTTGTGGCTGCCGGCGTCTTCGTCTCCATGATCAGGGCAAAGGCCCTCAATGCCCTGATCCTTGGAGATGAGTTTGCCCATAGTCTCGGCTTCTCTCCCCGCAGAGAGCGCCTTATTCTCTTTATTTCGGTCGGGCTTCTGACCGCAGCATCCGTTTCCCTTGGCGGCATGATCGGCTTTATCGGGCTCCTTGTCCCCCATATCATGCGTTTCTTTATAGGATCCGATAACCGGCTGCTTGTCCCCTGCTCTGCTCTCGGCGGAGGCGCCCTGCTCTGTATTGCCGATGTCATCAGCAAGTCTGTGCTCCCTCCCATGGAGCTTCCGGCAGGCATTGTCACGGCAATTATCGGCTCTCCCTATTTTCTCTACCTGCTCAGGAGAAAAAATGTCCTCAGCATCTGA
- a CDS encoding cobalamin-binding protein, producing MKPFYAESVAIKISVLLVTAYCLLLTPASADSPKRIISLAPNITEILFALGVDERIVGVSSFCDYPEAAKQKAKVGGFSNPSLEAVVSLKPDMVLLTYDGNPQAFEERLRSMKIRTVVIRARKISDLPAGIRQIGAAVGAGEKAELLAADIEKRLDVFKERDRISLSQAKPAKRQKVLFIIWPDPLIVAGHGTTTSEALALLGLENIAAKTSTAYPKYSIEEILRQAPDIIFIGKGNGMDEVADGLLRRLKTVPAVRNGKVFYVSDYLYRLGPRTMNGVDELAAHLKKP from the coding sequence GTGAAACCGTTTTATGCTGAATCAGTGGCTATAAAAATATCGGTATTGCTGGTCACTGCTTACTGCTTACTGCTTACACCAGCTTCCGCTGATTCTCCGAAACGCATCATCTCTCTTGCGCCCAACATTACCGAAATCCTCTTTGCACTCGGTGTTGATGAAAGGATTGTGGGCGTATCAAGTTTTTGTGATTATCCGGAAGCAGCTAAACAGAAGGCAAAGGTAGGCGGCTTCTCGAACCCCTCTCTTGAGGCAGTCGTTTCCTTAAAGCCTGACATGGTCCTTCTGACATACGACGGAAATCCTCAGGCCTTTGAAGAGCGGCTGCGCAGCATGAAGATCCGTACTGTTGTTATCCGGGCCCGAAAGATCTCCGACCTTCCGGCCGGCATTCGGCAGATCGGTGCTGCAGTCGGTGCCGGGGAAAAGGCAGAGCTCCTTGCCGCTGACATAGAAAAAAGACTTGACGTATTTAAGGAAAGAGATCGGATATCCCTCAGCCAGGCAAAGCCGGCCAAGAGGCAGAAGGTCCTCTTTATCATCTGGCCTGATCCCCTCATCGTTGCCGGACACGGAACCACGACCAGCGAAGCACTTGCACTCCTTGGACTCGAAAATATCGCGGCAAAGACATCGACAGCCTATCCCAAGTATTCGATCGAGGAGATCCTGCGTCAGGCTCCTGACATCATCTTCATCGGCAAGGGAAATGGCATGGATGAGGTTGCTGACGGCCTGCTCAGAAGACTGAAAACAGTTCCTGCAGTAAGGAATGGAAAGGTCTTTTATGTGAGCGATTATCTTTACCGGCTCGGCCCCCGGACCATGAATGGAGTGGATGAACTGGCAGCGCACCTTAAGAAACCATGA
- a CDS encoding SelT/SelW/SelH family protein — protein sequence MVSIKYCGTCNYRPMAASLAMAIKSATGLTVQLIHSGDIGAFEVTFNGESIYSKKAAGHFPDHNKIVDDIKRRQDGSR from the coding sequence ATGGTTTCGATCAAATACTGCGGAACCTGTAATTACCGGCCTATGGCGGCGAGCCTGGCAATGGCCATTAAATCCGCAACAGGGTTAACCGTACAGCTTATCCACTCAGGGGACATAGGCGCTTTCGAGGTCACGTTCAACGGCGAGAGCATCTATTCAAAGAAGGCGGCCGGGCATTTCCCTGACCATAACAAGATTGTGGATGATATCAAAAGAAGGCAGGATGGCTCTCGGTGA
- a CDS encoding DUF1638 domain-containing protein has product MIKEKSTLFISCGIFQEELQHLARKGLFRGKIMFLDAALHVNFDKLKARLEQALEEAMEMGAELSVIYGHCHPDMMEILERFGAKKLAAGNCLEAMIGPEEMIRLNAEATSFFLSAGWINNWEKMFEMGREDFNFDFRSMFEHYKRILVLDTGIIPLDEEKILKFSAFTGLPVERKIITLDYFLGLIKNI; this is encoded by the coding sequence ATGATAAAAGAAAAAAGCACCTTGTTCATCAGCTGCGGCATCTTTCAGGAGGAGCTGCAGCACCTTGCCCGGAAAGGGCTCTTCCGCGGAAAGATCATGTTCCTTGACGCTGCGCTCCATGTCAACTTCGATAAACTGAAGGCTCGTCTCGAACAGGCGCTTGAAGAGGCAATGGAGATGGGTGCGGAGCTCAGTGTTATTTACGGCCATTGCCATCCGGACATGATGGAGATCCTTGAACGTTTCGGGGCAAAAAAGCTCGCAGCCGGCAACTGTCTGGAAGCTATGATCGGGCCTGAGGAGATGATAAGGCTGAATGCCGAGGCGACAAGTTTTTTCCTGTCAGCAGGATGGATAAACAACTGGGAGAAGATGTTTGAAATGGGCAGAGAGGATTTTAACTTTGACTTCAGATCAATGTTCGAACATTACAAACGGATCCTGGTGCTGGACACCGGAATAATTCCTTTGGATGAAGAAAAAATTCTTAAGTTCAGCGCCTTCACCGGCCTTCCGGTAGAGCGGAAGATCATCACTCTGGACTATTTCCTTGGCCTTATCAAAAACATATGA
- the cooS gene encoding anaerobic carbon-monoxide dehydrogenase catalytic subunit, translating into MQTKLAIIKKRHQDTPSHEIHQAAVSQGMSTVFERFEAQQPQCGTCRKGLSCQLCSDGPCRISAKAPLGVCGASGDVIVARNLLQLAAIGTAANTYQCRNLAYTLKAIGEGRSPLKLRDEGKLQRMCQGLGWDHTRPANELAVRFADFMLNEIGKQGSEPMTLMDLFAVDKRKEVWKEKGLYAGSPGAEVLTALTKCMTNISNDPVDLMNTALRLGLANEYVGLWGITVMQDILLGTPELVTGDANIGCLDPATVNIISNGHQPVFAGHIMEKAASAGFQAAAKEAGAKGIRLYGSLCEGQQLMNVSGQGHYKEIFGGQLGNWIQEELFIATGLADIFLMDLNCSVPTLKDYADRYGTKLISTDPVVRFTGVEAIDFNPEKADEQADRILREAIEQFKKRKADKTRVINLQADSKGTECIAGYTTETVLTMFGNNINTYIDEMKKGNIKGAVAVAGCTNVRHDQGGKSIQQLTLELIKRDIMVIGAGCASSTHQNLCMSTKDMAKKAGKRLRSVCEKYDVPPIVSYGSCTDVGKILDTVAALAWTIGCDTSQLPVAASVPEYMEQKAIADIFTALAFGLLTHVSPPPMISGSSLVTKYLTEDMVHVTGGRMLLQEDPVKAADEIEAHIMTRRKIIGFDV; encoded by the coding sequence ATGCAGACAAAACTTGCCATCATAAAAAAACGCCATCAGGATACACCGAGCCATGAGATCCATCAGGCCGCTGTCAGCCAGGGGATGAGCACCGTCTTCGAACGGTTTGAGGCCCAGCAGCCGCAGTGCGGGACCTGCAGGAAAGGCTTGAGCTGCCAGTTATGTTCTGACGGTCCCTGCAGGATCAGCGCCAAGGCTCCTCTGGGCGTATGCGGCGCCAGCGGAGACGTCATCGTGGCCAGAAACCTGCTTCAGCTTGCCGCCATCGGCACTGCTGCGAACACGTATCAGTGTCGCAACCTGGCATATACCCTTAAGGCGATCGGAGAGGGCCGTTCCCCCCTGAAGCTCAGGGACGAAGGCAAACTGCAGAGAATGTGTCAGGGTCTCGGCTGGGACCATACAAGGCCGGCAAACGAACTTGCGGTCAGATTCGCGGACTTCATGCTCAATGAAATAGGCAAACAGGGCAGTGAGCCGATGACGCTCATGGACCTTTTCGCCGTCGATAAAAGAAAAGAGGTCTGGAAGGAAAAAGGCCTGTATGCCGGCAGTCCCGGGGCAGAGGTGCTGACCGCATTGACAAAGTGCATGACCAATATCAGCAATGACCCCGTTGATCTGATGAACACCGCGCTCCGCCTCGGTCTTGCCAACGAATACGTCGGACTCTGGGGTATCACCGTGATGCAGGATATCCTGCTCGGCACGCCGGAACTGGTCACGGGAGATGCCAATATCGGATGTCTTGACCCCGCAACCGTAAATATCATATCCAACGGCCACCAGCCTGTTTTTGCGGGACACATTATGGAAAAGGCCGCGAGCGCCGGGTTCCAGGCTGCTGCAAAAGAAGCAGGGGCAAAAGGCATCAGGCTCTATGGCTCTCTCTGCGAAGGGCAGCAGCTTATGAACGTATCAGGCCAGGGGCATTACAAAGAGATATTCGGCGGCCAGTTGGGCAACTGGATCCAGGAAGAGCTTTTTATCGCTACCGGGCTCGCAGACATCTTCCTCATGGACCTCAACTGCTCGGTCCCGACACTGAAGGACTATGCAGACAGATACGGCACAAAACTGATCAGCACCGATCCTGTAGTGCGTTTCACCGGCGTGGAAGCCATTGATTTCAACCCTGAGAAGGCAGACGAGCAGGCAGACCGCATCCTGCGGGAAGCCATCGAACAGTTCAAAAAACGTAAGGCTGACAAGACAAGGGTCATAAATCTGCAGGCAGACAGTAAGGGCACTGAATGCATCGCCGGGTACACCACCGAAACGGTCCTCACCATGTTCGGCAACAACATCAATACCTATATAGACGAGATGAAGAAGGGAAATATAAAGGGAGCCGTGGCTGTTGCCGGCTGCACCAATGTGCGCCACGATCAGGGAGGAAAGTCGATCCAGCAGCTGACCCTGGAGTTGATTAAACGCGACATCATGGTCATCGGTGCAGGCTGCGCCTCGTCCACACACCAGAACCTCTGCATGTCAACAAAGGATATGGCCAAGAAGGCAGGGAAAAGGCTGAGGTCGGTCTGCGAAAAATACGACGTGCCGCCCATTGTCTCGTATGGTTCCTGCACTGACGTCGGAAAGATCCTTGATACCGTAGCGGCACTGGCCTGGACCATAGGCTGTGATACCAGCCAGTTGCCTGTGGCTGCCTCGGTCCCCGAGTACATGGAACAGAAGGCAATCGCTGACATCTTCACCGCACTTGCCTTTGGGCTGCTGACCCATGTTTCACCTCCTCCGATGATAAGTGGCAGCAGTCTTGTGACAAAATACCTGACTGAAGATATGGTCCATGTTACCGGCGGGAGGATGCTCCTTCAGGAAGATCCGGTCAAGGCAGCGGATGAAATAGAGGCGCACATCATGACAAGGCGGAAGATAATCGGGTTCGACGTCTGA
- a CDS encoding PAS domain S-box protein, whose amino-acid sequence MSKKPHISNDLYEFIMNGITSGVWVADRHDVIHYANRAMEMIAGVTHQRLIGSAVFSELAENAAQYFKLHYLEAKETLKPVHYADVPVMTPAGRQTFQSGWLIPKVKDGQYDGMICTVEDITNQKQARNALKASEAKYRELVESANSIIMRMDMKGTIIFFNAFAQKFFGFAEQEIVGRNVLGTIIPKTAERKRKLTKMFREIGKNPERYENIEDENIRENGERVWISWTNRALFRDGISVVEILCIGNDITAQKYHENLLEQCRMDLEDKVRIRTMQLTQANENLHQEIDERKWAEQVLRISEEKYRLVVEHANEGIVVTQDDFFKYANPKAERILGYSSDDLRSKPFTEFIHPDDRDLMRERHLRRLRGDNLPHFFSSRIIDPEGTVRWLEINSVLITWMGRPATLAFFNNITERKRAEEMLHLLRTAIQQARDSIVITTANPARPMAKIVFVNAAFTKMTGYTAEEVIGKPSLILQGPEAEGMVWTKFEAGSADSKAFYLETVAYRKDGTHFDVEWQITPLRDDKRKVSHFVSIQRDITERKRAEEKFTLYQEQLRSLTSELSLAEESERRRIATQIHDHIGQTLAITKIRLGALKDSCDSGHIGQIDEIRGLIEQTIASTKSLTFELSPPILYELGLEATIEWLSEQMQKQHYILFSCENDGDLKPLTREMSILLFQVVRELYMNIVKHAQAHQVLTYIRKVDENVMIVVEDDGIGFDFSSIDRRLTFGFFSIRERLKYLGGTLEVDSTPGKGTRITVISPLARSGDETQRYP is encoded by the coding sequence ATGTCTAAAAAGCCCCATATCAGCAACGACCTCTACGAATTCATCATGAACGGGATCACCTCAGGCGTATGGGTCGCTGACCGGCATGATGTGATCCACTACGCCAACCGGGCCATGGAGATGATCGCCGGTGTAACCCACCAGCGGCTTATCGGCTCCGCAGTCTTCAGCGAACTCGCCGAGAATGCCGCGCAATATTTCAAGCTCCATTACCTTGAGGCGAAAGAGACCCTGAAGCCGGTGCATTACGCCGATGTCCCTGTGATGACGCCGGCGGGCAGGCAGACGTTCCAGTCCGGCTGGCTCATTCCCAAGGTGAAGGACGGGCAGTACGACGGCATGATCTGCACGGTCGAGGATATCACCAACCAGAAGCAGGCCAGAAATGCCCTGAAGGCGAGTGAAGCCAAGTATCGAGAGCTTGTCGAGAGCGCAAACAGCATAATTATGCGTATGGATATGAAAGGCACCATCATATTCTTCAACGCCTTTGCACAGAAGTTCTTCGGCTTTGCAGAACAGGAGATCGTCGGCAGGAATGTGCTCGGAACGATCATTCCGAAGACTGCGGAGAGGAAGCGCAAGCTCACGAAGATGTTCCGGGAGATCGGAAAGAATCCGGAGCGTTATGAGAATATTGAGGACGAGAACATACGGGAGAACGGCGAAAGGGTCTGGATCTCTTGGACCAATCGCGCGCTTTTCAGGGACGGCATCAGTGTCGTCGAGATCCTCTGCATCGGCAATGACATTACTGCCCAGAAATATCATGAGAACCTTCTTGAGCAGTGCCGCATGGATCTCGAGGACAAGGTCAGGATCAGGACCATGCAGCTCACCCAGGCAAATGAGAATCTGCATCAGGAGATCGACGAACGGAAGTGGGCTGAGCAGGTGCTCAGGATATCCGAGGAAAAATACCGGCTTGTTGTCGAGCATGCGAACGAAGGCATTGTGGTGACCCAGGATGATTTCTTCAAGTATGCAAATCCCAAGGCAGAGAGGATATTGGGGTATTCCAGCGACGACCTCCGTTCAAAACCCTTTACCGAGTTTATCCATCCCGACGATCGTGACCTGATGAGGGAGCGCCACCTCAGACGGCTGCGCGGAGATAACCTCCCCCATTTCTTTTCCAGCCGGATCATTGATCCCGAGGGAACGGTACGGTGGCTTGAGATCAACTCGGTTCTTATCACCTGGATGGGAAGGCCTGCCACACTCGCTTTTTTTAATAATATTACCGAGCGGAAGCGGGCTGAGGAGATGCTTCATCTCCTGCGGACCGCAATCCAGCAGGCACGGGACTCGATCGTTATCACCACCGCGAATCCGGCACGTCCTATGGCAAAGATCGTTTTTGTGAACGCAGCATTTACCAAGATGACCGGCTACACTGCCGAAGAGGTCATCGGGAAACCGTCACTTATCCTTCAGGGGCCTGAAGCCGAGGGTATGGTCTGGACAAAGTTCGAGGCAGGTTCCGCAGACAGCAAGGCCTTCTACCTTGAGACCGTGGCATACCGGAAAGACGGCACCCATTTTGATGTCGAGTGGCAGATAACTCCGTTGAGGGACGACAAGCGGAAGGTCTCACATTTTGTCTCTATTCAGAGGGATATAACAGAAAGAAAACGGGCAGAAGAGAAGTTCACGCTTTATCAGGAGCAGCTGCGTTCGCTCACCTCCGAGCTTTCGCTTGCCGAGGAGAGTGAAAGGCGGCGAATTGCCACCCAGATCCACGACCACATAGGCCAGACCCTTGCGATCACGAAGATAAGGCTCGGTGCTCTCAAGGACTCATGCGACAGCGGCCATATCGGGCAGATCGATGAGATCCGGGGGCTCATCGAGCAGACGATAGCATCGACAAAATCTCTGACCTTTGAACTGAGCCCCCCGATCCTTTACGAGCTGGGACTTGAGGCAACGATCGAATGGCTTTCCGAACAGATGCAGAAACAGCATTACATACTCTTTTCCTGTGAAAATGACGGAGACCTCAAGCCGCTCACCCGGGAGATGAGCATACTTCTTTTCCAGGTGGTGCGCGAGCTCTATATGAATATCGTCAAACACGCTCAGGCTCATCAGGTCCTGACCTATATACGCAAGGTTGATGAAAACGTCATGATCGTGGTAGAGGACGACGGTATCGGTTTTGATTTTTCGTCCATCGACCGCCGGTTGACATTCGGCTTTTTCAGTATCCGGGAGCGGTTGAAGTACCTTGGCGGCACCTTGGAAGTCGATTCAACTCCGGGAAAGGGAACGCGGATCACGGTCATATCACCGCTCGCCAGGAGCGGGGATGAAACGCAGAGGTACCCATGA